From a single Pleurodeles waltl isolate 20211129_DDA chromosome 8, aPleWal1.hap1.20221129, whole genome shotgun sequence genomic region:
- the C8H11orf87 gene encoding uncharacterized protein C11orf87 homolog yields the protein MGARLPPELWLALPPCPLNKTSNGSTCLAALEPRSFSSALVLVVLAALIITLLLLSIATFHIHKRRMKRRKIQRAQEEYERDHRSCGSPQGEPMLLLLGRPVQDCAPSPAAQLRSGQMDPEEGGESMCAEPAGEDTLRSIVLS from the coding sequence ATGGGTGCCCGGCTCCCCCCGGAGCTCTGGCTGGCCCTGCCGCCCTGCCCTCTGAACAAGACCTCGAACGGCAGCACCTGCCTGGCAGCGCTGGAGCCTCGGTCCTTCTCCTCGGCgctagtgctggtggtgctggctgcgctCATCATCACGCTGCTACTGCTGTCCATCGCCACCTTTCACATCCACAAGCGGAGGATGAAGAGGCGGAAAATCCAGCGGGCGCAAGAGGAGTACGAGCGGGACCACCGCAGCTGCGGCAGCCCACAGGGGGAgccgatgctgctgctgctgggaaggCCGGTCCAAGACTGCGCCCCCTCTCCAGCTGCTCAGCTCCGCAGTGGACAGATGGACCCAGAAGAAGGGGGCGAGAGCATGTGCGCAGAGCCGGCCGGCGAGGACACGCTGCGCTCCATAGTGCTGTCATGA